One segment of Patulibacter sp. SYSU D01012 DNA contains the following:
- the mfd gene encoding transcription-repair coupling factor: MSSLRPLLRHLADEPTGARIAREGGRVFVATSMRPFVVAGALDGVDGAIGLGRPALVVAADDKAARELARDLRAWLHPRPVRFYPSRGVAYESQLAPPPHLVGMRVAALDALLAHADGTSVEDEPPVVVASAAALSETVPDPALRPRGFCLKVGDLLDLDEVAGDLVGCGYERVDQVADRGQFAIRGGILDVFPATEDNPVRVDLFDIEIESIRAFSVYTQRSLDALPQVDVAPAAELAEEHRGSAEIAVSIQKSSEGDERPDVADLLPVDRFGPFLDLVPQDAVVVLVADEEIAPALNDQWEDVTAAFHDTDAGHLYIRPEDVLKELEGRAELRIASLLQDQDLQLHGQSGDLAARNLTAAETELEKLLRSGYRTVVTWRRQGDGDRAAYNLSRVRAQWVGEGDFDRSRAGFVVAELRHGFIAPGMELAVLPDHRLMRRRKSEADDESRRRTSRRGALRSFADLRTGDYVVHEDHGIARFNGFDTKTVGGVTRDYLKLQYAGDDKVFVPVDQLAKITRYVTGGSGTPTLSKLGGKGWELIKTRARKAAHEMAGELLNLYAERRARRGHRFPPDGELVEEFESKFPYKETVDQLDAIDAVKADMESERPMDRLICGDVGFGKTEVALRAAVKAAADGKQVLILAPTTILAQQHYGNFAERMRDLPITVDHVSRFRSAAEQRQVVQAFNAGQVDVMIGTHRILGRDVQGKDLGLIVVDEEQRFGVKQKELLRQLKLRVDVIAMSATPIPRTLQMSLAGLRDISTIETAPEGRRPVKTYVGEYDEQLVRQALRREKERGGQSFFLHNRVETIDETASRLRGLCPDMTFEVAHGQMTDQQLEDHMMRFLRGEADVLVATSIIESGIDIPQANTLIVDRSDLFGLSQLYQIRGRVGRGRDRGYAYLLYPSAAALTEDAMHRLTALADYTELGSGFQIAMRDLELRGAGNLLGDEQSGHVAALGFELYLSMLEEAVAEREREAGESGDDDRRDPVRMDAQVSAYVPADYVPYEQAKVDVHRRIASAVDVAELEELRGELEDRFGALPEPLSNLVELQRARIRFGEAGATVVSLRGTKLTITPIELDPEGRARLAEEVPGAKYEGGHSRITVTVPKEGPERLEAVVAAAEGVRAAALSVAPV; encoded by the coding sequence ATGTCCTCGCTCCGCCCGCTCCTCCGCCACCTCGCCGACGAACCGACGGGCGCGCGCATCGCCCGCGAGGGCGGGCGGGTGTTCGTCGCCACGTCGATGCGGCCGTTCGTCGTCGCCGGCGCCCTCGACGGCGTGGACGGCGCGATCGGGCTGGGCCGCCCGGCGCTCGTGGTCGCGGCGGACGACAAGGCGGCGCGCGAGCTGGCGCGCGACCTGCGCGCCTGGCTGCACCCGCGGCCCGTCCGCTTCTACCCGTCCCGCGGTGTGGCCTACGAGTCGCAGCTCGCCCCGCCGCCGCACCTCGTCGGCATGCGCGTCGCCGCGCTCGACGCCCTGCTCGCGCACGCCGACGGCACGTCCGTCGAGGACGAGCCGCCCGTCGTCGTCGCCTCCGCCGCCGCGCTGTCGGAGACGGTCCCCGACCCGGCGCTGCGCCCGCGCGGCTTCTGCCTGAAGGTCGGCGACCTGCTCGACCTCGACGAGGTCGCGGGGGACCTCGTCGGCTGCGGCTACGAGCGCGTCGACCAGGTCGCCGACCGCGGGCAGTTCGCGATCCGCGGCGGGATCCTCGACGTCTTCCCGGCGACGGAGGACAACCCCGTCCGCGTCGACCTGTTCGACATCGAGATCGAGTCGATCCGGGCGTTCTCCGTCTACACGCAGCGCTCGCTCGACGCGCTGCCGCAGGTCGACGTCGCCCCCGCGGCGGAGCTGGCGGAGGAGCACCGCGGGTCCGCCGAGATCGCCGTCTCGATCCAGAAGAGCTCCGAGGGCGACGAGCGGCCGGACGTCGCCGACCTGCTGCCCGTCGACCGCTTCGGGCCGTTCCTGGACCTGGTGCCGCAGGACGCCGTCGTCGTGCTCGTCGCCGACGAGGAGATCGCGCCGGCGCTCAACGACCAGTGGGAGGACGTCACGGCGGCCTTCCACGACACGGACGCGGGGCACCTGTACATCCGCCCCGAGGACGTGCTGAAGGAGCTGGAAGGTCGCGCCGAGCTGCGGATCGCGAGCCTGCTGCAGGACCAAGACCTGCAGCTGCACGGGCAGTCCGGCGACCTGGCCGCCCGCAACCTGACGGCGGCCGAGACCGAGCTCGAGAAGCTGCTGCGCTCGGGGTACCGCACCGTCGTGACGTGGCGGCGTCAGGGCGACGGCGACCGCGCCGCGTACAACCTGTCGCGCGTCCGCGCGCAGTGGGTGGGCGAGGGCGACTTCGACCGCAGCCGCGCCGGCTTCGTCGTGGCCGAGCTGCGCCACGGGTTCATCGCGCCGGGCATGGAGCTGGCCGTGCTGCCGGACCACCGGCTCATGCGCCGCCGCAAGAGCGAGGCGGACGACGAGTCGCGCCGCCGCACGAGCCGTCGCGGGGCGCTGCGCTCGTTCGCCGACCTGCGCACGGGCGACTACGTCGTCCACGAGGACCACGGCATCGCGCGCTTCAACGGCTTCGACACGAAGACCGTCGGCGGCGTCACCCGCGACTACCTCAAGCTCCAGTACGCGGGCGACGACAAGGTCTTCGTCCCCGTCGACCAGCTCGCGAAGATCACCCGCTACGTCACGGGCGGGTCGGGCACCCCGACGCTGTCCAAGCTCGGCGGCAAGGGCTGGGAGCTCATCAAGACGCGCGCCCGCAAGGCCGCGCACGAGATGGCCGGCGAGCTGCTCAACCTGTACGCCGAGCGCCGCGCCCGCCGCGGGCACCGCTTCCCGCCCGACGGCGAGCTCGTCGAGGAGTTCGAGTCGAAGTTCCCCTACAAGGAGACCGTCGACCAGCTCGACGCGATCGACGCGGTGAAGGCCGACATGGAGTCCGAGCGGCCCATGGACCGCCTGATCTGCGGCGACGTCGGCTTCGGCAAGACCGAGGTGGCGCTGCGCGCGGCGGTGAAGGCGGCCGCCGACGGCAAGCAGGTGCTGATCCTGGCGCCGACGACCATCCTGGCGCAGCAGCACTACGGCAACTTCGCCGAGCGCATGCGCGACCTGCCGATCACCGTCGACCACGTCTCGCGCTTCCGCTCCGCCGCGGAGCAGCGCCAGGTCGTCCAGGCCTTCAACGCCGGCCAGGTCGACGTCATGATCGGCACCCACCGCATCCTGGGCCGCGACGTCCAGGGCAAGGACCTGGGCCTGATCGTCGTCGACGAGGAGCAGCGCTTCGGGGTGAAGCAGAAGGAGCTGCTGCGCCAGCTCAAGCTGCGCGTGGACGTCATCGCGATGTCCGCCACGCCGATCCCGCGCACGCTGCAGATGTCGCTGGCCGGCCTGCGCGACATCTCGACGATCGAGACGGCGCCCGAGGGCCGCCGCCCGGTCAAGACGTACGTCGGCGAGTACGACGAGCAGCTCGTGCGCCAGGCGCTCCGGCGCGAGAAGGAGCGCGGCGGCCAGTCGTTCTTCCTGCACAACCGCGTCGAGACGATCGACGAGACGGCCAGCCGCCTGCGCGGCCTGTGCCCGGACATGACCTTCGAGGTCGCGCACGGGCAGATGACGGACCAGCAGCTCGAGGACCACATGATGCGGTTCCTGCGCGGCGAGGCCGACGTGCTCGTGGCGACGTCGATCATCGAGTCGGGCATCGACATCCCGCAGGCCAACACCCTGATCGTCGACCGCTCCGACCTGTTCGGCCTGAGCCAGCTCTACCAGATCCGCGGACGCGTGGGCCGCGGCCGCGACCGCGGCTACGCGTACCTGCTGTACCCGTCCGCGGCGGCGCTGACCGAGGACGCGATGCACCGCCTGACCGCCCTGGCGGACTACACCGAGCTGGGCTCGGGCTTCCAGATCGCCATGCGCGACCTGGAGCTGCGCGGCGCCGGCAACCTGCTGGGCGACGAGCAGTCCGGGCACGTGGCGGCGCTCGGCTTCGAGCTGTACCTGTCGATGCTGGAGGAGGCCGTCGCCGAGCGCGAGCGCGAGGCCGGCGAGTCGGGCGACGACGACCGCCGCGACCCGGTCCGCATGGACGCCCAGGTCTCGGCCTACGTCCCGGCGGACTACGTCCCGTACGAGCAGGCGAAGGTCGACGTGCACCGCCGCATCGCCAGCGCCGTCGACGTCGCCGAGCTGGAGGAGCTGCGCGGCGAGCTCGAGGACCGCTTCGGCGCGCTGCCCGAGCCGCTGTCCAACCTCGTCGAGCTGCAGCGGGCGCGGATCCGCTTCGGCGAGGCGGGCGCCACCGTCGTCTCGCTGCGCGGGACGAAGCTGACGATCACGCCGATCGAGCTCGATCCCGAGGGCCGCGCCCGGCTCGCGGAGGAGGTCCCCGGCGCCAAGTACGAGGGCGGCCACTCGCGGATCACGGTGACCGTCCCGAAGGAGGGGCCGGAGCGCCTGGAGGCCGTCGTCGCGGCCGCCGAGGGGGTCCGCGCCGCGGCGCTGAGCGTGGCCCCGGTGTAG
- a CDS encoding septum formation initiator family protein produces the protein MSSTSYSGPRSRPAAPTTRVVVNRARLGKVALVLLLLVMASSYVRPALDWVSARSTAGQQAARLAELERTEERLQAQKHRLTTERGLDEAARELGMVRSGERTYVVRGLPKD, from the coding sequence GTGAGCAGCACCTCGTACTCCGGCCCCCGCTCCCGGCCCGCCGCTCCGACGACCCGCGTCGTCGTGAACCGCGCGCGGCTGGGCAAGGTGGCCCTCGTGCTCCTGCTCCTCGTCATGGCCTCGAGCTACGTGCGTCCCGCCCTGGACTGGGTGTCGGCGCGCAGCACCGCCGGCCAGCAGGCCGCGCGGCTCGCGGAGCTCGAGCGCACCGAGGAGCGCCTGCAGGCGCAGAAGCACCGCCTGACGACGGAGCGCGGGCTGGACGAGGCCGCGCGCGAGCTCGGCATGGTCCGCTCGGGTGAGCGGACCTACGTCGTGCGCGGGCTGCCGAAGGACTGA
- a CDS encoding rhomboid family intramembrane serine protease: MAGAAELFTVCNSCGQQVSAFVTECPYCGTRLRQRAPRLDRKDGDLEALLRAPDEHDDAPPVVEDDTVVPLRGPRRVRGPKPQRAAAAPRAPRRAPRVRRPRPRADAGDRRPWATIAIVLLSLLTLPLLQLLAANDLQLVGGLTDQPLWRPVVAALTYGDTWHALAVLAGLGVFGWLWERRAGAVGTAVVVLLFLVAGVGGLVASAAVDPGAVHTGGVGAATALATAWIVAELRARARGESLDGDLLGATVLLAVPLATSVVVPAGAPVAAAVGVLVGAAAGLGLSAAGR, from the coding sequence ATGGCGGGCGCGGCAGAGCTGTTCACGGTGTGCAACAGCTGCGGGCAGCAGGTGAGCGCCTTCGTGACCGAGTGCCCGTACTGCGGCACCCGCCTGCGGCAGCGCGCCCCGCGCCTGGACCGCAAGGACGGCGACCTGGAGGCGCTGCTGCGCGCCCCGGACGAGCACGACGACGCGCCACCCGTCGTCGAGGACGACACCGTCGTGCCCCTCCGGGGGCCGCGCCGCGTGCGCGGCCCCAAGCCGCAGCGTGCCGCCGCGGCGCCGCGTGCGCCGCGGCGCGCCCCGCGGGTGCGGCGGCCACGGCCCCGCGCCGACGCCGGCGACCGGCGGCCCTGGGCGACGATCGCGATCGTCCTGCTGTCGCTGCTGACGCTGCCGCTGCTGCAGCTGCTGGCGGCGAACGACCTGCAGCTCGTCGGCGGCCTGACCGACCAGCCCTTGTGGCGGCCCGTCGTGGCCGCGCTGACGTACGGCGACACGTGGCACGCGCTCGCGGTGCTCGCGGGCCTCGGCGTCTTCGGCTGGCTGTGGGAGCGCCGCGCCGGCGCGGTGGGGACCGCGGTCGTGGTGCTGCTCTTCCTCGTCGCCGGGGTGGGCGGGCTCGTCGCGTCCGCGGCGGTCGATCCCGGGGCCGTCCACACGGGCGGCGTCGGGGCCGCGACCGCGCTGGCGACGGCGTGGATCGTCGCCGAGCTGCGGGCGCGCGCCCGGGGCGAGAGCCTGGACGGCGACCTGCTCGGGGCCACGGTCCTCCTCGCGGTGCCGCTCGCCACGTCCGTCGTGGTGCCCGCCGGCGCCCCCGTCGCGGCCGCCGTCGGCGTGCTCGTCGGCGCCGCCGCCGGCCTGGGGCTGTCCGCCGCCGGCCGCTGA
- the eno gene encoding phosphopyruvate hydratase, which produces MSQIESVRGRQILDSRGNPTVEVEVVLSSGATARAAVPSGASTGEFEATELRDGGDAFLGKGVTKAVANVNGEIADAVKGRDATDQAGLDRALIDLDGTPNKSRLGANAILGVSLAVAKAAAADAGQPLWKHLQVEANGKNRPGVTLPVPMMNVLNGGAHADNSVDFQEFMIVPFGFPTFSEGLRVGTEVFHHLKKLLHERGLATAVGDEGGFAPDLGSNEEALQVLVDGIERAGYTPGEQVGIALDPATSEIFENGAYVLEHENRTLSAQELSDYWADKAGKYPILSIEDGMNEEDWDGWKTLTGAIGEQVQLVGDDLFVTNPERLKRGIDLGVGNSILIKVNQIGTLTETLEAIRMAQEAGYTAVMSHRSGETEDVTIADLAVATGCGQIKTGAPSRSDRVAKYNQLLRIEEALGADAVYPGRGVFRA; this is translated from the coding sequence ATGAGCCAGATCGAGTCCGTCCGCGGCCGCCAGATCCTCGACTCCCGGGGCAACCCGACCGTCGAGGTCGAGGTGGTCCTGTCCTCCGGCGCGACCGCCCGCGCGGCGGTGCCGTCGGGCGCCTCGACCGGCGAGTTCGAGGCCACCGAGCTGCGCGACGGCGGCGACGCGTTCCTGGGCAAGGGCGTGACGAAGGCCGTCGCGAACGTCAACGGCGAGATCGCCGACGCCGTGAAGGGCCGCGACGCCACGGACCAGGCGGGCCTGGACCGCGCGCTCATCGATCTGGACGGCACGCCGAACAAGTCGCGCCTGGGCGCGAACGCCATCCTCGGCGTCTCGCTCGCCGTCGCGAAGGCCGCGGCCGCCGACGCCGGTCAGCCGCTGTGGAAGCACCTGCAGGTCGAGGCGAACGGGAAGAACCGCCCCGGCGTCACCCTGCCGGTGCCGATGATGAACGTCCTCAACGGCGGCGCGCACGCGGACAACTCCGTGGACTTCCAGGAGTTCATGATCGTCCCGTTCGGGTTCCCCACGTTCTCGGAGGGCCTGCGCGTCGGCACCGAGGTCTTCCACCACCTGAAGAAGCTGCTGCACGAGCGCGGGCTGGCCACCGCCGTGGGCGACGAAGGCGGCTTCGCCCCCGACCTGGGCTCGAACGAGGAGGCGCTGCAGGTGCTCGTCGACGGCATCGAGCGCGCCGGCTACACGCCGGGCGAGCAGGTCGGCATCGCGCTGGACCCCGCCACCTCGGAGATCTTCGAGAACGGCGCCTACGTCCTCGAGCACGAGAACCGCACGCTGTCCGCACAGGAGCTCTCCGACTACTGGGCCGACAAGGCCGGCAAGTACCCGATCCTGTCGATCGAGGACGGCATGAACGAGGAGGACTGGGACGGCTGGAAGACCCTGACCGGCGCCATCGGCGAGCAGGTCCAGCTCGTCGGCGACGACCTCTTCGTCACCAACCCGGAGCGGCTGAAGCGCGGCATCGACCTGGGCGTCGGCAACTCCATCCTCATCAAGGTCAACCAGATCGGCACCCTGACGGAGACGCTCGAGGCGATCCGCATGGCCCAGGAGGCCGGCTACACCGCCGTCATGTCGCACCGCTCCGGCGAGACCGAGGACGTGACGATCGCCGACCTGGCCGTCGCCACCGGCTGCGGCCAGATCAAGACGGGCGCGCCGTCCCGCTCGGACCGCGTCGCGAAGTACAACCAGCTGCTCCGCATCGAGGAGGCGCTCGGCGCGGACGCGGTCTACCCGGGGCGCGGCGTCTTCCGCGCCTAG
- a CDS encoding peptidyl-prolyl cis-trans isomerase yields MSRHTRPLKTALVACAIGVPAAAALAGCGGGLSADAVAKVDGTEITKAAYDKAEKFILVQASQQATQGSLFKEAQPKLISFKPPYTDCTAAVKKSVPKAQQKQATPAALKQVCESYAQQIKPGAVGSLLQQQIVKEEAEKEKISVSDKDVDKQYQQALTQYIGGKQNLAKFKQVSGLGEDVLRDQVRTQLLVQKLQEKVTKDASKVSDADVKAFYEKNKSTYTQPETREGHIVLTKTEAQAEKAKKAVEDGQSFASVAKRYSIDSTTKKNGGKLTFQKGQQEAALEKAAFAAKKGDVAGPIKTESGYYVVQIDKITPSKTVPFDQVKAVLKQQLQQTKPQEAWSKWGERITKEWKAKTECRDGYNDVELCGNQPKKDTTAAQPAAQ; encoded by the coding sequence ATGTCTCGTCACACCCGCCCCCTCAAGACCGCGCTCGTCGCGTGCGCCATCGGCGTGCCCGCCGCCGCCGCCCTCGCGGGCTGCGGCGGGGGGCTCTCCGCGGACGCCGTGGCGAAAGTCGACGGCACCGAGATCACGAAGGCCGCCTACGACAAGGCCGAGAAGTTCATCCTCGTCCAGGCGTCCCAGCAGGCGACCCAGGGCTCCCTGTTCAAGGAGGCCCAGCCGAAGCTCATCTCGTTCAAGCCCCCGTACACGGACTGCACCGCCGCGGTGAAGAAGTCCGTGCCGAAGGCGCAGCAGAAGCAGGCGACGCCGGCGGCGCTCAAGCAGGTGTGCGAGAGCTACGCCCAACAGATCAAGCCGGGCGCCGTCGGGTCGCTGCTGCAGCAGCAGATCGTCAAGGAGGAGGCCGAGAAGGAGAAGATCTCCGTCTCCGACAAGGACGTCGACAAGCAGTACCAGCAGGCGCTCACGCAGTACATCGGCGGCAAGCAGAACCTGGCGAAGTTCAAGCAGGTGTCGGGTCTCGGCGAGGACGTGCTGCGCGACCAGGTCCGCACGCAGCTGCTGGTGCAGAAGCTGCAGGAGAAGGTGACGAAGGACGCGTCCAAGGTCTCCGACGCGGACGTCAAGGCGTTCTACGAGAAGAACAAGTCGACGTACACGCAGCCCGAGACGCGCGAGGGGCACATCGTCCTGACGAAGACCGAGGCGCAGGCCGAGAAGGCGAAGAAGGCCGTCGAGGACGGCCAGAGCTTCGCGTCCGTCGCCAAGCGGTACTCCATCGACTCGACGACGAAGAAGAACGGCGGCAAGCTGACCTTCCAGAAGGGGCAGCAGGAGGCCGCGCTCGAGAAGGCCGCCTTCGCCGCCAAGAAGGGCGACGTCGCCGGCCCGATCAAGACGGAGTCGGGCTACTACGTCGTCCAGATCGACAAGATCACGCCGTCGAAGACGGTGCCGTTCGACCAGGTGAAGGCCGTCCTGAAGCAGCAGCTCCAGCAGACCAAGCCGCAGGAGGCGTGGTCGAAGTGGGGCGAGCGCATCACGAAGGAGTGGAAGGCCAAGACCGAGTGCCGCGACGGCTACAACGACGTCGAGCTCTGCGGCAACCAGCCGAAGAAGGACACGACCGCGGCGCAGCCCGCGGCGCAGTAG
- a CDS encoding class I fructose-bisphosphate aldolase, whose amino-acid sequence MAVQTASTIDRVTELLGDDAESLLGHTSTTIDASQLHLPGGDFVDRVYSQTDRNPRVLTNLQRIFGHGRLGGTGYVSILPVDQGIEHSGAASFAPNPQYFDPANIVELAIEGGCNAVASTLGVLGAVSRKYAHKIPFVVKINHNEFLSLPETYDQIMFSSVQRAYELGAAAVGATIYFGSPQSDRQIVEVARAFEEAHRLGMATILWCYLRNSAFKVDGVDYHTAADLTGQANHLGVTIEADIIKQKLPELNGGFNAIKVGKTHKLVYEQLTTDHPIDLTRYQLANCYMGRAPLINSGGASAGESDLAEAVRTAVINKRAGGAGLISGRKAFQRPMAEGAALLQAIQDVYLDPAITIA is encoded by the coding sequence ATGGCTGTACAGACCGCTTCGACGATCGACCGCGTCACGGAGCTGCTCGGGGACGACGCCGAGTCGCTGCTCGGGCACACCTCGACGACCATCGACGCCTCGCAGCTGCACCTGCCGGGCGGGGACTTCGTCGACCGGGTGTACTCCCAGACGGACCGCAACCCGCGCGTCCTGACGAACCTGCAGCGCATCTTCGGGCACGGGCGCCTGGGCGGCACGGGCTACGTGTCGATCCTGCCGGTGGACCAGGGCATCGAGCACTCGGGCGCGGCGAGCTTCGCGCCCAACCCGCAGTACTTCGACCCGGCGAACATCGTCGAGCTCGCCATCGAGGGCGGCTGCAACGCCGTCGCCTCGACGCTCGGCGTCCTCGGCGCGGTCTCCCGCAAGTACGCCCACAAGATCCCGTTCGTGGTGAAGATCAACCACAACGAGTTCCTCTCGCTGCCCGAGACGTACGACCAGATCATGTTCTCGTCGGTGCAGCGCGCCTACGAGCTGGGCGCCGCGGCCGTCGGCGCCACGATCTACTTCGGCTCCCCGCAGTCCGACCGCCAGATCGTCGAGGTCGCCCGCGCCTTCGAGGAGGCGCACCGCCTGGGCATGGCCACGATCCTGTGGTGCTACCTGCGCAACTCGGCCTTCAAGGTCGACGGCGTGGACTACCACACGGCCGCGGACCTGACCGGCCAGGCCAACCACCTCGGCGTGACGATCGAGGCGGACATCATCAAGCAGAAGCTGCCCGAGCTCAACGGCGGCTTCAACGCGATCAAGGTCGGCAAGACGCACAAGCTCGTCTACGAGCAGCTGACGACGGACCACCCGATCGACCTGACCCGCTACCAGCTGGCCAACTGCTACATGGGCCGCGCGCCCCTGATCAACTCGGGCGGCGCCTCCGCCGGCGAGAGCGACCTGGCCGAGGCCGTGCGCACGGCGGTCATCAACAAGCGCGCCGGCGGCGCCGGCCTGATCTCGGGCCGCAAGGCCTTCCAGCGCCCGATGGCCGAGGGCGCCGCGCTGCTCCAGGCGATCCAGGACGTGTACCTGGATCCGGCGATCACGATCGCGTAG
- a CDS encoding peptidoglycan-binding domain-containing protein has translation MSTSIPTTHLGRHGWSAPLPRPREPRRALWRALVDALVPGEAAADVVPALQAADAQALLVRAGELDDRHATARWDRPTVDAVARFQRHRGLPCTGVADRRTADALLAA, from the coding sequence ATGTCGACCTCGATCCCCACCACCCACCTCGGCCGCCACGGCTGGAGCGCCCCGCTCCCCCGCCCCCGCGAGCCGCGCCGCGCCCTGTGGCGCGCGCTGGTCGACGCGCTGGTGCCCGGCGAGGCCGCCGCCGACGTCGTCCCCGCCCTGCAGGCCGCGGACGCGCAGGCGCTGCTCGTCCGCGCGGGCGAGCTCGACGACCGCCACGCCACCGCGCGCTGGGACCGCCCGACGGTCGACGCCGTCGCACGCTTCCAGCGGCACCGCGGCCTGCCGTGCACGGGCGTGGCGGACCGCCGCACGGCGGACGCGCTGCTGGCCGCGTAG
- a CDS encoding metal-dependent hydrolase, translating to MTTLTFLGQSAVLLEADGRHVLVDPFLSDNPKATTSPDDVPADVILVTHGHGDHLGDAVAIARRTGAPIVAIVEVANELAEEGVEVVDLNLGGTHAFDGGWARLVPAWHTGTTPKGTVATPGGFVIHLGGKTIYHLGDTALFSDLALPGRRDRLDAALIPIGGHYTMDRHDAVEAARLVGAPVVIPVHYDTFPPIETDAQAFKADVEDQGVGRVEVLAPNDTLEL from the coding sequence ATGACCACGCTCACGTTCCTCGGCCAGTCGGCCGTCCTGCTCGAGGCGGACGGGCGCCACGTGCTCGTCGACCCGTTCCTGAGCGACAACCCCAAGGCGACGACGTCGCCGGACGACGTCCCCGCGGACGTCATCCTCGTCACGCACGGGCACGGCGACCACCTGGGCGACGCCGTCGCGATCGCGCGGCGCACCGGGGCCCCGATCGTCGCGATCGTCGAGGTCGCCAACGAGCTCGCGGAGGAGGGCGTGGAGGTCGTCGACCTGAACCTGGGCGGCACCCACGCGTTCGACGGCGGCTGGGCCCGCCTGGTGCCCGCCTGGCACACCGGCACGACGCCGAAGGGCACGGTCGCGACGCCCGGCGGGTTCGTCATCCACCTGGGCGGCAAGACGATCTACCACCTGGGCGACACCGCGCTGTTCAGCGACCTGGCGCTGCCGGGCCGCCGCGACCGCCTGGACGCCGCGCTCATCCCGATCGGCGGCCACTACACGATGGACCGCCACGACGCCGTCGAGGCCGCGCGCCTGGTGGGCGCGCCCGTGGTGATCCCGGTGCACTACGACACGTTCCCGCCGATCGAGACGGACGCCCAGGCGTTCAAGGCGGACGTCGAGGA
- a CDS encoding thermonuclease family protein gives MPAAPDRPGPPVAVLVAVAAVAGGWLSVRLSPPGGGPASPAAPTRRAVAALASPGARARVVRTVDGDTALLRFRDARGAATVTVRYLGVDTPESVHPRKPVECFGPAAARANRRWATGRLVTLVLDRERTDPYGRLLAALRPVGARATLSARLVATGHARVLTIPPNGRLAPTLRRLEQAARQARRGMWRACRDGLRSDG, from the coding sequence GTGCCCGCCGCGCCCGACCGCCCCGGCCCGCCCGTCGCCGTGCTCGTCGCCGTGGCGGCGGTCGCCGGCGGATGGCTGTCCGTCCGCCTGTCGCCCCCGGGCGGCGGTCCGGCGTCGCCGGCCGCGCCGACGCGGCGCGCCGTGGCCGCCCTCGCGTCGCCCGGCGCCCGCGCGCGCGTCGTGCGCACCGTGGACGGCGACACGGCGCTCCTGCGCTTCCGCGACGCGCGCGGGGCGGCGACCGTGACCGTCCGCTACCTGGGGGTCGACACGCCGGAGTCCGTCCACCCCCGCAAGCCGGTGGAGTGCTTCGGCCCGGCCGCCGCCCGCGCGAACCGCCGCTGGGCCACCGGGCGCCTGGTCACCCTCGTCCTCGACCGCGAGCGGACCGACCCGTACGGGCGTCTGCTCGCCGCCCTCCGACCCGTCGGCGCCCGCGCCACCCTCAGTGCCCGACTCGTCGCCACCGGCCACGCGCGGGTGCTGACGATCCCGCCCAACGGCCGCCTCGCTCCGACCCTGCGGCGCCTGGAGCAGGCCGCCCGCCAGGCGCGGCGCGGGATGTGGCGGGCGTGCCGGGATGGGCTACGCTCGGACGGGTGA
- a CDS encoding MazG nucleotide pyrophosphohydrolase domain-containing protein has protein sequence MSRDEITRALGALDDLTRRLRVECPWDREQDERSIVPHTLEEAYELADAASSGDDAKLRDELGDVLFQVHFLSLLLEERGAGDLAAVARGTRRKLIRRHPHVFAPDSPEMQEVLQADAAARAAEDEAAAERAGADLQAVTGADDVLANWDRIKQTEAGRERGIFGEVPDNLPSLLFARKVQRRAASSGFDPIGVDEAVEAAHAELTRLGETIAAGARAATFEALGDALFAVVNVARKAKADPEIALRSASARFRDRVLRAEGLAVADGRTWAELDDDDRLGYYAQVLFAERGGAGGPDGS, from the coding sequence GTGTCGCGCGACGAGATCACCCGCGCCCTCGGCGCGCTGGACGACCTGACGCGCCGCCTGCGCGTCGAGTGCCCCTGGGACCGCGAGCAGGACGAGCGGTCCATCGTCCCGCACACGCTCGAGGAGGCCTACGAGCTCGCCGACGCGGCGAGCTCGGGCGACGACGCCAAGCTCCGCGACGAGCTCGGCGACGTCCTGTTCCAGGTGCACTTCCTGTCGCTCCTGCTCGAGGAGCGGGGGGCGGGCGACCTGGCCGCCGTCGCCCGCGGCACCCGTCGCAAGCTCATCCGCCGGCACCCCCACGTCTTCGCGCCCGACAGCCCGGAGATGCAGGAGGTGCTGCAGGCGGACGCCGCCGCGCGCGCGGCCGAGGACGAGGCCGCCGCCGAGCGCGCCGGCGCCGACCTGCAGGCGGTCACGGGCGCGGACGACGTCCTCGCCAACTGGGACCGCATCAAGCAGACCGAGGCCGGGCGCGAGCGCGGCATCTTCGGCGAGGTCCCCGACAACCTGCCGTCGCTGCTCTTCGCCCGCAAGGTCCAGCGGCGCGCGGCCAGCTCGGGGTTCGACCCCATCGGCGTCGACGAGGCCGTCGAGGCGGCGCACGCCGAGCTGACCCGCCTGGGCGAGACGATCGCCGCCGGCGCCCGCGCCGCGACGTTCGAGGCGCTCGGCGACGCGCTGTTCGCCGTCGTCAACGTCGCGCGCAAGGCGAAGGCCGATCCCGAGATCGCCCTGCGCTCCGCGAGCGCCCGCTTCCGCGACCGCGTCCTGCGGGCCGAGGGGCTCGCGGTCGCCGACGGCCGCACGTGGGCGGAGCTCGACGACGACGACCGCCTGGGCTACTACGCCCAGGTGCTCTTCGCCGAGCGCGGCGGCGCCGGCGGCCCCGACGGGTCCTGA